A region of Sesamum indicum cultivar Zhongzhi No. 13 linkage group LG7, S_indicum_v1.0, whole genome shotgun sequence DNA encodes the following proteins:
- the LOC105166897 gene encoding sterol 3-beta-glucosyltransferase UGT80A2-like isoform X1, with protein sequence MAEIPVDFVVEIGGENGDGKGTVVAHDESKASERTLGISEEDATSGSSGSLDRNMPGQESQSMEKTIEDHSGPTPSQPPRIEKSPNQSRIRLAKKFLDEKIPLKKKLKWLKRFATIQDDGTVKFDVPVDIRHQSLDFGTGVVYDGDIDKETAEPEDALLLPPLQIVMLIVGTRGDVQPFVAIGKRLQADGHRVRLATHANFKEFVLSAGLEFFPLGGDPKVLAAYMVKNKGFLPSGPSEIHIQRNQIKEIIFSLLPACVDPDPDTKVSFKADAIIANPPAYGHTHVAEALRVPLHIMFTMPWTPTSEFPHPLSRVKQPVGYRLSYQIVDALIWLGIRDMINEFRKKKLRLRPVTYLSGSYSSPPHVPYAYIWSPHLVPKPKDWGPNIDVVGFCFLDLASNYVPPDSLVQWLKNGEAPIYIGFGSLPVEEPERMTQIIVQALEITGQRGIINKGWGGLGNLAEPKDFVYLLDNCPHDWLFIQCAAVVHHGGAGTTAAGLKAACPTTIVPFFGDQPFWGDQVHARGVGPVPIPVDEFSLEKLVDAIRFMLDPKVKQQALELAKAMENEDGVAGAVQAFYKHFPRKSLELEPVKPHPRTLFSFRQCFGCSRY encoded by the exons ATGGCTGAAATCCCTGTGGATTTTGTGGTTGAAATAGGGGGAGAAAATGGAGATGGGAAAGGCACTGTTGTTGCTCATGATGAATCCAAGGCCAGTGAAAGGACTCTGGGGATTTCAGAAGAAGATGCCACTTCTGGTTCCTCAG GATCTCTTGACAGGAATATGCCTGGGCAGGAATCGCAGAGCATGGAGAAGACAATAGAGGACCATTCTGGTCCTACCCCCAGTCAGCCTCCTAGAATAGAGAAAAGTCCAAACCAATCTCGTATTCGGCTGGCAAAGAAgtttttagatgaaaaaatcCCTTTAAAGAAGAAG CTTAAATGGCTGAAACGTTTTGCCACCATTCAAGATGATGGGACTGTAAAATTTGACGTTCCAGTGGACATTAGACATCAGAGCCTCGATTTTGGTACTGGAGTAGTATATGATGGTGATATAGATAAAGAAACTGCAGAACCTGAAGATGCTCTGTTGTTGCCTCCACTTCAAATCGTGATGCTAATTGTTGGAACAAGGGGAGATGTACAACCATTTGTTGCCATTGGAAAACGTTTACAG GCAGATGGTCACAGGGTGAGACTAGCAACCCATgcaaatttcaaagaatttgTCTTGTCCGCTGGCTTGGAATTTTTCCCTCTTGGTGGAGACCCAAAAGTCCTTGCTGCGT ACATGGTCAAGAATAAAGGGTTCTTGCCATCTGGACCTTCCGAAATACATATTCAACGAAACCAAATAAAAGAGATCATTTTCTCTCTGCTTCCTGCATGTGTAGATCCTGATCCTGACACAAAAGTTTCATTCAAGGCAGATGCAATAATTGCCAATCCCCCTGCGTATG GACATACACATGTTGCTGAGGCGTTAAGGGTACCGCTGCACATAATGTTCACTATGCCTTGGAC ACCTACAAGTGAATTTCCACATCCCCTTTCTCGAGTTAAGCAACCAGTTGGATACAGA TTATCATATCAGATCGTTGATGCTCTAATCTGGCTGGGAATACGTGATATGATAAATGAATTCAGGAAGAAAAAACTAAGACTTAGACCCGTGACTTATCTAAGTGGTTCCTATAGTTCTCCTCCGCATGTTCCTTATGCTTATATTTGGAGTCCTCATCTTGTTCCTAAACCGAAGG ACTGGGGACCAAATATTGATGTGGTCGGGTTTTGTTTCCTGGACCTTGCTTCAAATTATGTACCGCCGGATTCACTTGTGCAGTGGCTTAAAAATGGTGAAGCGCCAATTTATATTGGGTTTGGAAGTCTT CCAGTCGAAGAGCCTGAAAGGATGACTCAGATAATTGTTCAAGCTCTTGAAATTACGGGGCAGCGTGGTATAATTAACAAAGGCTGGGGTGGCTTAGGAAACT TGGCAGAGCCAAAAGACTTCGTCTACTTATTGGACAATTGTCCGCATGATTGGCTGTTTATTCAATGTGCTGCCGTG GTTCATCATGGAGGTGCCGGAACAACAGCCGCTGGTCTTAAAGCTGCT TGCCCGACCACCATAGTACCTTTCTTTGGAGACCAACCATTCTGGGGAGACCAGGTACATGCCCGGGGAGTGGGCCCTGTACCCATTCCGGTCGACGAATTTTCCCTTGAGAAGTTGGTAGATGCCATACGGTTCATGCTCGATCCTAAG
- the LOC105166897 gene encoding sterol 3-beta-glucosyltransferase UGT80A2-like isoform X2, which yields MSEERRKGTRRRGENGDGKGTVVAHDESKASERTLGISEEDATSGSSGSLDRNMPGQESQSMEKTIEDHSGPTPSQPPRIEKSPNQSRIRLAKKFLDEKIPLKKKLKWLKRFATIQDDGTVKFDVPVDIRHQSLDFGTGVVYDGDIDKETAEPEDALLLPPLQIVMLIVGTRGDVQPFVAIGKRLQADGHRVRLATHANFKEFVLSAGLEFFPLGGDPKVLAAYMVKNKGFLPSGPSEIHIQRNQIKEIIFSLLPACVDPDPDTKVSFKADAIIANPPAYGHTHVAEALRVPLHIMFTMPWTPTSEFPHPLSRVKQPVGYRLSYQIVDALIWLGIRDMINEFRKKKLRLRPVTYLSGSYSSPPHVPYAYIWSPHLVPKPKDWGPNIDVVGFCFLDLASNYVPPDSLVQWLKNGEAPIYIGFGSLPVEEPERMTQIIVQALEITGQRGIINKGWGGLGNLAEPKDFVYLLDNCPHDWLFIQCAAVVHHGGAGTTAAGLKAACPTTIVPFFGDQPFWGDQVHARGVGPVPIPVDEFSLEKLVDAIRFMLDPKVKQQALELAKAMENEDGVAGAVQAFYKHFPRKSLELEPVKPHPRTLFSFRQCFGCSRY from the exons ATGAGTGAAGAGAGGAGAAAAGGAACAAGAAGAA GGGGAGAAAATGGAGATGGGAAAGGCACTGTTGTTGCTCATGATGAATCCAAGGCCAGTGAAAGGACTCTGGGGATTTCAGAAGAAGATGCCACTTCTGGTTCCTCAG GATCTCTTGACAGGAATATGCCTGGGCAGGAATCGCAGAGCATGGAGAAGACAATAGAGGACCATTCTGGTCCTACCCCCAGTCAGCCTCCTAGAATAGAGAAAAGTCCAAACCAATCTCGTATTCGGCTGGCAAAGAAgtttttagatgaaaaaatcCCTTTAAAGAAGAAG CTTAAATGGCTGAAACGTTTTGCCACCATTCAAGATGATGGGACTGTAAAATTTGACGTTCCAGTGGACATTAGACATCAGAGCCTCGATTTTGGTACTGGAGTAGTATATGATGGTGATATAGATAAAGAAACTGCAGAACCTGAAGATGCTCTGTTGTTGCCTCCACTTCAAATCGTGATGCTAATTGTTGGAACAAGGGGAGATGTACAACCATTTGTTGCCATTGGAAAACGTTTACAG GCAGATGGTCACAGGGTGAGACTAGCAACCCATgcaaatttcaaagaatttgTCTTGTCCGCTGGCTTGGAATTTTTCCCTCTTGGTGGAGACCCAAAAGTCCTTGCTGCGT ACATGGTCAAGAATAAAGGGTTCTTGCCATCTGGACCTTCCGAAATACATATTCAACGAAACCAAATAAAAGAGATCATTTTCTCTCTGCTTCCTGCATGTGTAGATCCTGATCCTGACACAAAAGTTTCATTCAAGGCAGATGCAATAATTGCCAATCCCCCTGCGTATG GACATACACATGTTGCTGAGGCGTTAAGGGTACCGCTGCACATAATGTTCACTATGCCTTGGAC ACCTACAAGTGAATTTCCACATCCCCTTTCTCGAGTTAAGCAACCAGTTGGATACAGA TTATCATATCAGATCGTTGATGCTCTAATCTGGCTGGGAATACGTGATATGATAAATGAATTCAGGAAGAAAAAACTAAGACTTAGACCCGTGACTTATCTAAGTGGTTCCTATAGTTCTCCTCCGCATGTTCCTTATGCTTATATTTGGAGTCCTCATCTTGTTCCTAAACCGAAGG ACTGGGGACCAAATATTGATGTGGTCGGGTTTTGTTTCCTGGACCTTGCTTCAAATTATGTACCGCCGGATTCACTTGTGCAGTGGCTTAAAAATGGTGAAGCGCCAATTTATATTGGGTTTGGAAGTCTT CCAGTCGAAGAGCCTGAAAGGATGACTCAGATAATTGTTCAAGCTCTTGAAATTACGGGGCAGCGTGGTATAATTAACAAAGGCTGGGGTGGCTTAGGAAACT TGGCAGAGCCAAAAGACTTCGTCTACTTATTGGACAATTGTCCGCATGATTGGCTGTTTATTCAATGTGCTGCCGTG GTTCATCATGGAGGTGCCGGAACAACAGCCGCTGGTCTTAAAGCTGCT TGCCCGACCACCATAGTACCTTTCTTTGGAGACCAACCATTCTGGGGAGACCAGGTACATGCCCGGGGAGTGGGCCCTGTACCCATTCCGGTCGACGAATTTTCCCTTGAGAAGTTGGTAGATGCCATACGGTTCATGCTCGATCCTAAG